The DNA sequence GGATATGTGAGACGGAGGCAGCAGGAACCCGTACCGCCCTCGATCCTGCAGCTCAAACGTGAAGGAGTACTTGATGCCGAGGTTGTAGGCCCAGTCGTCAGACCCCCCGGGGGCCAGATCTGAGGAGCACATCTCATCATGAGCGCTTGAATGAAGACAAATTGAgactttctttatttaaaacacCACACTCACAGATCGTCTTTGCTCCGGCGCCGTATCTGTAGACGTTCCTGTAATACCTTCTGATTTTCTGGGCGGCTTCTTGGGTCATCTCAAGCTTCACGATGAGAGAGAATTCAACAGACGTTTCAGGAGAAATTCAACATTGGTGGGATCACCGGCGGTGACATCGAACAACCAACCAGGTCTCTGTGATTTTCCGTTTCCTCCAGCTTGTAGGAAAAAGGGAAGAGCAGCAACTGGGAGTAGGAGTGGATGGTGAGGTAGAGCTGCACCGAGTCCTTGTGGCTGCGCAGGAAGTCCGCCACGGCCTGCGCCTCCGGCTCCGACTCGGGGAAGGCGCCGCAGTAGATCTCGGTGCAGGGGTCAGGCGAAGCCCCCTCAGCTGGAACAGACAGGAGCAGCCCGTCCGTCGACGCCATTTCGTGCTTCGAGTTTCTGAAGAGGAAGACTTACTGCACCAGTTGGCGTCAAAGTTCCTGTTGAGGTCGACTCCGATGCAGCTGCTGGCCGGACTGACGGAGCGGTTCTTCCTCCACATCCTGTTCTGGGACAGAAACAGTCAAGTCCAGACGACGCCCACCCCCCTTCACTCAGTGGACGTCTGGCTTCCTGAGCTCTTACTGTCGTCCAGGTGTACCGGTATCCATCAGGGTTGAGGACAGGCAGGACGTAGACGTCCATGCTGTCCAGGATGTGAGTGATGTCTGCATTTATCCGGTAAAATGATAAAGACTGGCAGAGAAGGGGCGAGGAAGTCACTTCAGTTTCAACCGGCGATTCAAAACAAGCTCTTTCCAAAGTCCACATTTACTTACGTAGTGCACAAACCATAAGCAGAACGCCGGAGAGATCCACTCTCTGGCGTGGATCCCGCAGTCCAGCCACATGGCTTTCTTCCCCGGAATATTATTCATGGAcaactgaggggaaaaaaagtcagaagTTAATCTGATTCAACCAAAAACTGGGTGAAGTCTGCAGAAAGAAGTGGGCTGGATTCACCTTCAGGGCATAGAGGGGTCGCTTCTCGTACGAAGAGCCAATCAGAATGACTTTGACGGTGTTCGGGTTGTCGTTCGCCGTTCGGTTTATCCAGGAGTAGATCTGCATCGAAGACACGCGACACACATGAAGCCCCGCGTCCAGTCAGAGCTGAACCGACGGTCAGAAGCACGCACGTCCTCCAGAGTGTGATACCGCTCGTAGAACGTGGCGCTGCTCCGCGGGTCGGTGCTGTCGTTCCTCGTCTGCATCTCGATCAGCTCGTTGGCGTTTTCCAGTAAAATCCTGAAACAAACACAGGGTAATCGACGTCCCTGCAGCTGAGGCCTGAGAGGTTAGACCAtcggtggtggcggcggcggcagcggcctACTCGTGCGTGACGCcgctcctctgcagcagagtTTTCACCGTTCCGGAGCTGTTCGCAGGCACAAACAGGTGGACTTGGCTGTCCTCCTGGATGTAGTGGGGTGAAACGGGCTGCCACAACCCTGTCTGGGGGGAAATATCCCACACGATGACTCAGGAGACGAAAACACAACGACCACGAAGGCTGGGCAGGATCTACCTCAAACTGGGTGGATATGTTCCTCACGATGTACACCTGTTCTTGTGTTTTCGGGGTGATGGAGAGAATCTGATCTCTGCGTGAAGAGAAAAACCTGTTTATTTCCAGAAAGACATTTCTGACAGCGGGCCCTTTCTCCGTTCCTCGGCGGGAATCAGCGaactgcagcttttcacacagAATCCGGGGTCAACCCTCACTTTCTCACAGATACTCACTGCGTTTCAGTGCAGCGTCCCGTCTGCAGGAGCAAATCCAGATGAATTAGAAgtgataaaacaaaaagagtCGTCATGATTTCGGGAACGACGGAGTTTTGCTCAAACTGCGGCTGAAGGGAGGATTATTGATCCAAACTGTGTTTATCCACAGTTTGAACTTTACttcagggtaaaaaaaaaaaaaaaaaaaaaaaagcttggtTGTAGTGAAGCCtcctggcctgcagggggcgagaCGTGGGTGGaaccagggagagagagagggggtcaaaggtcatgtttgttttccaagaTGTCGGGGCATGATCCGCTGGTGATGTGTCTCTGTGAAATAACGAGGTAAGACTCGTCTTTCTGGactttaaatcatttaaatcatttCGTCCTgttgatgaagaggagcaggcCCGCTCCTGCAGCCGAACAGATGACTTTAATCCACAAATAGATGAAGAGAAATGATCGCTTCAGACCAATAAAGACCAGTTTTTATCAGCTGTAGCTGTTTGCAGGTAGATTTCTGTGGAAACTGTCCCGGATCgatcaggctgtgtgtgttccCTTCAGCCACCGGCAAAACCGCAGCAAACGTCTCAAACACACGTTATAAAAATCACCAATagctgattaaaaaataaaacaagtgcATGTTTCAGTTCCATTTTTATTAGGATAGAATACAGAacatttatttatctcaccatggagaaaaggaatgcaaataaagaataagaataagaaataGTGCAAATTTTGATAAGAACAATAATAGGATAATAGAATAATAGAGACCTAAATTAAATATAACATAAATCTAAAACCTAACAGAagctttaatatatatatatatatatatatatacatatacatatacatacacacaagTCTGTACAGTCTGTTTTAGTGTGTGATAAAGTGACCATGATGGATTATATTGATCCAAATGCAGTAATCAAACATGAAGAAGCAGGAGCTTCAGTGTGAAGGGTCACATGatggatcagctgatcagaatAACCCTCTCTCCgccctgcaggctgctgtggaggctgctgctgctctgctcgctgctggtcgccctgctgctgctgctgctgctggcggtgcGCCTCGTGCTGCAGAGCTTCCGGAAGGCCCTGCGGGCGCGAGACGGCCGGCCCGCCGTGGCCTTCTTCCACCCGTACTGCcacgccggcggcggcggggagaggGTGCTGTGGTGCGCCGTCAGGGCGCTGCAGAACAGGTAAATGGCCCGGTGAGAGCCGCGAGGCTCCGCCGGCC is a window from the Salarias fasciatus unplaced genomic scaffold, fSalaFa1.1, whole genome shotgun sequence genome containing:
- the LOC115384780 gene encoding carboxypeptidase B2-like — protein: MTTLFVLSLLIHLDLLLQTGRCTETQDQILSITPKTQEQVYIVRNISTQFETGLWQPVSPHYIQEDSQVHLFVPANSSGTVKTLLQRSGVTHEILLENANELIEMQTRNDSTDPRSSATFYERYHTLEDIYSWINRTANDNPNTVKVILIGSSYEKRPLYALKLSMNNIPGKKAMWLDCGIHAREWISPAFCLWFVHYSLSFYRINADITHILDSMDVYVLPVLNPDGYRYTWTTNRMWRKNRSVSPASSCIGVDLNRNFDANWCTEGASPDPCTEIYCGAFPESEPEAQAVADFLRSHKDSVQLYLTIHSYSQLLLFPFSYKLEETENHRDLLEMTQEAAQKIRRYYRNVYRYGAGAKTIYLAPGGSDDWAYNLGIKYSFTFELQDRGRYGFLLPPSHISGACNEALLATKIIALKVLEKTQAPAKSFQTV